The window CGCACGAGTAGAGGATATTTCGTCATAAATAAGCACCTGCCCTTCGAATATACAATAATACTTTATTATGTGAGAGAAATCAGAAAATTTCAATACATTAAAACTATCGTCATAGGGCAATGCATGTTAAAGGGGAAATGGCTAGACATTGTTATGAACGAACGGAGGTCATATATATGGAGCGAAACGACAATTTCACGAATACCTTACAGCAAAAAGATCGTGCAAACGTTTGGCATCACATCTCAATGTATAACGAAAAAGCACCACCGATGATAGTAGAACACGGTGAAGGTGCATGGATCACGGATAGTGTTGGCAATCGTTTTTTAGATGGCATGTCCGGTTTATGGGCTGTAAATGTCGGCTACGGGCGAGAGCGCCTTGCACAAGTAGCATATGAGCAGATGAAAAAACTATGCTATGCACCGATGACACAAAGCCATCAACCTGCCATTCAGTTGGCGGAAAAAGTGAATAGTTTGTTAGAAGATGACTATATGATTTTTTACTCCAATAGTGGTTCTGATGCAAATGAGGTTGCTTTCAAAATGGCACGTCAATACCATGATCAAAACGGTGAAGGAGCTCGCTATAAAATTATCTCACGCTATCGTGCGTACCATGGGAGTTCTCTTGGAGCGTTGGCCGCAACAGGGCAGGCGCTACGAAAGTACAAATATGAACCGTTAGCGCCAGGCTTTTTGCACGTGGCACCTCCAGATAATTATCGTCGTCCAAAGGGGCAATCCATTGAGCTCTATAATCTAGAACGTGCACGTGAAATCGAAGAAAAAATTATTTGGGAGCAAAAAGAAACGATTGCGGCTGTGATTATGGAGCCGATTATTACAGGCGGGGGCGTACTAATTCCACATCCCTCTTATGTTAAGGAAGTAGAACGCATTTGTCAGAAGTATGGTGTGCTCCTCATTATTGATGAGGTAATCTGTGGTTTTGGTCGAACAGGTCAGTTGTTTGGACATCAGCATTTTGCGATTAAGCCCGATATCATCACGATGGCCAAAGGGCTAACAAGTGCCTATTTACCATTATCCATTACCGCCGTACGAAAAGATATTTATGAAAAATTTAAAGATACGGATGGCTATAGCCATTTCCGACATGTCAATACATTCGGTGGGAACCCGGCAGCCTGTGCCGTCGCCCTCGAAAATATTAAAATTCTAGAAGAAGAAAAGCTAGTACAGCGTTCCAAGGATTTAGGCGAACAACTTTTACATGACTTGCAAGACTTATTGGAGCTGCCGTTTGTTGGTGATGTTCGGGGTTTAGGATTCCTCGTGGGTATTGAGCTCGTAGAAGATAAGCTAACTCTAGAGCCAGCAAAACCGGAACGGCTAGCAAAAATTATCGCAGATTGTAAAGCTAACGGACTGGTAATTGGCAAAAATGGCGATACGGTAGAGGGCTACAACAATATCCTGACATTAAGCCCACCACTGTGCTGTACGGATGAGGACTTAGAATTTATTAGCGCAGTACTGAAAAAAGTATTTGCCGCAAATGCATAAGTAATAGGCGATTCCCAGTGTTTTTCTACACAAGGAGTCGCCTTTTTAATAGTGTCGTTTATGACCTTTTTTTACACAGTCCCAATCGACTTCAATGTTTTGGCGGACACGTCCTAATAAATGATGAATGAAGTTGATCTCCTCATCCGAAAAACCATCCAATGCGCGTGCATTCGAATAATCACCTTCTCGTTTTAGAAAGGGATATAAAGCTAAGCTTTTTTCTGTTGGAAATAGATGCTTGTTTTTTTTGTTATGTGCATCAAAGCGCTTCTCTACAAAACCTTTAGTGACAAGCTTTTGAATAGCACGAGAAGCAGTTGTGCGATCCACCTTTAATAGTTCCGCCACCTTTTCTTGAATCATACCAGGGTTTTCACAGATGCGAATGACATATAAATACTGTCCTTTTGTTAAATCTAGTTCTTTAAATTCAATATTACTTATAGAATCAAGTGCCCGTGCAATCGCACCAATATCCCGTAAAATCTCTTTCATAAGTACCTCCCTGAAATTTTTGTTGTATTTGCAACAAAAATAGTTCTATACTATATACTATCATCCATGATGAATAAATTCACTTTATATTATTAGCAAAATTGAAGCGAAGTTTCGTGTGCTATCAGCGATAAAGCATGTACTATCATCGATAAAAGTGATGCTATCAGCGATAAAGCATATTCTATCATCGATAAAAGTAATGCTATCAGCGATAAAGCATATTCTATCATCGATAAAAGTGATGCTATCAGCGAAAATGCATATTCTATCATCGATAAAAGTGATGCCATCAGCGATAAAGCATGTACTATCATCGATAAAAGTGATGCTATCAGCGAAAATGCATATTCTATCATCGATAAAAGTGATGCTATCAGCGATAAAGCAGGTACTATCATCGATAAAAGTGATGCTATCAGCGATAAAGCATATTCTATCATCGATAAAAGTAATGCTATCAGCGATAAAGCATGTTTTATCATCGATAAAAGTAATGCTATCAGCGATAAAGCAGGTACTATCATCGTTAAAAGTGATTTTTCATCGATGTTCCAATTTTATCCACAGTTAAGTTATACGTACAGGAGGTTCATATTGATGGACGCAAAAATAATTACAACAGAACTGGATTTACAAACGGCATTTGCCATTCGTAGAAAAGTATTTATAGAAGAACAACAAATACCAGAAGACGAAGAGTATGATGAATTTGACGCACTTGATGCTGCCTGTGAACATATTCTTGTGTATTTCAATGGTCAGCCTGTTGGCACAGGCCGTTTACGGGTTGTAGAAGGTTACGGTAAGCTTGAACGCATATGTATTCTGCAAGCATTCCGTAAGTGGGGGCTTGGTAAAGTCATCATTCAAAAATTGGAGGAGATGACACGTGAAAAAGGATTAACGAAATCCAAACTAAACGCGCAAGTATATGCAGAGGGCTTTTATGAAAAATATGGTTATAAGCGTACGGGTGAGGAATTTATGGATGGTGGCATCCCACATATTTTAATGAAAAAGCCACTGATTAGGGCCTAATATGCACGTGCAGAAGAAAATGAAATATACACTCTATGTCAGTGGTATTGGCATTTTGACGCTCGGAGTGTGTTTCACGATGCAGTCCAAACTTGGTACATCACCATTTGATGCCTTATTAGTGGGGCTGTCGAAGCAAATCGGCTTAACAGTAGGTAGCTGGGAAATCATTACGTCTTTTATCATCATTTTTTGCAATGCCTGCCTTGCACGTAAACGCCCCGCATTTTTAGGATTATTAACTGCTTTCGTGACAGGAGTTTGTATTGATGCCTGGCTATTTTTACTCGGCGATATTGTGCATCCGACACATTTCGTAAGCAAAGTGATTTGTTTGGCGAGTGGATTACTGATTATCGGTCTTGGTTCGGCCATTTATTTGCAAGCCAAATTTGCACCCAATCCAATCGATTTTTCCATGCTCATTATTCGTGACTTAACAGGGAAAAGCATCATGTTTTCCAAAACGCTTATCTATATTATTTTCTTGGCTTTAGCCTTTGTTTTTAGTGGTCCTATAGGTGTCGGTACGGTGCTGACGGTCTTTTTAGGCGGACCAATACTAAATTACTTTATGCCGCTAACCGAGAGAATGCTCGCAAATGCGCAGCAACCACATTATCGTCATTCTTTATAAAAACTGTCTTTGAATAATGGTCTTCCCCCTGTACCGCTGTTCGAGAAATACATCGAATACACTCACAAATTCTGTAACTTTTTAGAGATTGAAAAGTCTACTCAGTAAAAGGGGTGAGGGTGATGAAGAAATGGATGATGCTCAGCTTTCTAGTTGTTTCATTAGCCGGTTGTCAACCCGCGATATTCGGTGGGAGCCAGACCATTATTGATTGGGTCGATATTTTATTAAGTGGGATGGGGAAGACTATACTGCACTCTATTCGGGCGTATTAGCGGATGAACAATATATCAGTAAAGAAATCGGCACGGTCAATTTTAAAGTGGCAGACAATGTGACGAATACATCGTATAAAACAAAGGATGGAGATGCCGCATTTCACGAAAAGGGCACGAGACTTTTTTCGATTGAAGGGCAAGAGGATTTATTAGCGGTCAAAGATGAAAGTGTGGTCAATGGGTATCGGGTATATTCTGCTAAAGAAGATACAGAAAATAAATGGGATTTTAACAATCTGCCTTTGGATAAAGTGCAGCACATTGAAATTTATTTAGCCTATACACAAGAGGGGCCAAAACAGCTAGCAAATCTAAAAGATGACGAGGATATTGCTCGTTTTTTGGAACTATTATATTCGAGTGAAGAGAATCTAGCATTTCAACCAAATACGACGAATGGAGATCCAATCTATTATGAAGTTGTGTTGTATACGGGTGAACCAATTGCGTATCAATATGGCGTGCAATTTGACGGAACTACGTATTATTGGCACCCATGGGAAACAGCTATTATAGCAGAAGACATAAAACAATTTATTCCTGAAACGCCGCGATATTAAATGAAAAAAGGGCTGTCCCAAAAAAACAGCTCCCTAATGATCTTTACTATAGCAAAGAATATATCGTATGCTCGTTTTTGTTCACATTTACTATGTCAGTTTTACTAGATTCTTTATCAAATTTAAAGCAATCTATTGGTTGAAAAATATCAGGATGGAAATGAATATCATGTGTAATGGTTTGGTCAACAGAATGGATTACTTAGAAGGTGGGATGGACTTAGCACATGCAAATTATTAATGAATATTTAATCTTTTTTTTAGTTCTTTCATCATTCGAAATGAAATAGGGCAATTTGGTCCGTACAAAGAAGCACTTGCTAGAAAAATTAATTCATTTGCTATTTTATTCTTCAACATAGCCGAGAACATCATCTTTTAATTTCTCCTTTCTATTTAAAAAATATTGTAGTAATAAAGTATCGAATGGTAATATCTGAATATACAGAATTTGTATAAAATTCAGAAAAATCTAAAAAGAAACTTGTATTAGGCTAGTGTTAAAAACTGTGAAGTATTAATGATTGACTTCTCATAAGGGTCATTCTTAGAGTAATCCTTTTCCAATGAGTATCTGTACAATGGGTAATGATTTTGGGAGAATTCGTCCTCTTTCATCAATCATATATACATAGTGTTGAGGCTTTTCAAATCGTTATCTGACTAATTATATTTTCAGAAACTTAATTAATCATTTGATTCATTTTATATTTCATTCACTTGGTCCAAGTGTGATAATGAGTCAATTTAACTATTGGCACTCATGAGTCATAAAAAAATATTCTTTAACACAATTTACTAAATAAGGGATTTTAAATATACAGTTATATCCTAATAGCCCAATTTTTATACATAAACGTTTTATAAATGTATAATACTTTAACTGTATTCTATTATATTTTATCGTTTCTTCTATTAGTGGGGGAGATCATACTATTTTGGGATTGCATCCTTTCACGATTGTTTTATGTATAACTTCAGTAACCTTCATCTTTTGACTACTTGGTTTTGCAGGGGTTACGGACTGGCAAGGCATGTTACGCAGTGTTACGACGATAATTATAACTGTAGGATTATCAGTTTTTTTAATGTTCATTCTATTAGTAGGAAAACTATTAGAATAGGTTGTTGACTGATCTATGTATTATGGGTAGCACTGGATAACAGCTATTATTACAGACAAAAACACAATTTATTTGGAGGGGCTGACCTAACAAGGTGGTCCCTTAGCTTTTCGGTGGAGGATAAAAAACCCCCCACTGATTGAAGCTTCCCTTTATAATTCTTTTACGACTGTATCTGCAAAGCGGTCGTGGGGAAGAATTTCACCTTGTTGTTTTTCAAATGCTTTACGATTCTTCAAATAATCGAAAGTGCTTACTGTATCTCGGTAAGCGATACGCTTAAGTATTTGATCGGTAGATAGCTTTGAACCGTCTTCATTTTCAAGAGTTAGTCCCACTTTCTTGTAACCAATCGTTTGTCCATTTTGGCGCAGCTGCGCGTATTCAAGGGACCACATGACTACCATTGGTGTGACCAGGGCATGCACCGCTTCATTTTTTACTTTTTTTCGCAGGACATATTCTACACCAGCTGTCACTGCAGTAGAAACGGCCAAGTCAATCAAAAATGCCTTCGTTCGTTTTTTCGTAATCGCTTTCACCTTAATTCCTCCTCTTATTGCATTCGTCTCTAATAATACGGATAACAAAGCAAGAAGTTCCAACATATTGCTAGCAACTGAATATGCTATGTCAGCGCAAATTTAATAGTTGAGTGATGCCAGTTGCTATGTTACTTTTGTATAAAGTACTGAAAATTACAATAATTCCTCTAGGAAGGCTGATGTAAATGATTAGACATATAGTTATGTGGAACCATAAAGAAGATTTTACTGATGAAGAGAAGGCCATTCATGCGCAAAGGATAAAAAATGAATTGGAAAGCCTGACACAGATAATTGATGGTATTCTCTCGTTAAATGTCATGATAAATCCTTTAGCATCTAGTAATCGAGAAATCATATTAAATAGTCTATTCGAGAGTGAAGATCACTTGCAAAAATATCAAATTCATCCTGAACATGAACGCGTAAGACAATTTGTAGTTTCAGTCGTGAAAGACAGAGTTTGTATTGATTTTCAGGTAGAGGAGGAACTTTGAACCGCTCACGACTGAAGTCACGAGTGTTGTCGTCGAATCCTTAAAATATGCTGTAAAGTACATATTCATAAGGGTTGTTACTAGCGATATTGCGATATTTATATTTTTTAATAACATTGAAACATCTTTTATGATCATTATTTTGTTCACTTTAAGTAAAATGGTTTTTTATACAAGTCTCTATTTTTCATATGTAAATGTTCGTACTAGCGATAGAAAAATAATAAAGAGGCTGGGACAAAAGAGAAAAGGTGTTAGATTGACTGCTGTCGATCTAACACTTTTTTGCTGTAAGCGCTGATGTCCGCTACGGCGGACGCTTTCCGGGGCGTGGCCTGAGCCTGTCGTCTCAGGCGTCACGCTAACAAAAAAATGATACCGTTTTTAAAAAATAGTCCGTCAGAAATTAATCCGAAAAATGCACCTCTAAAACCACTATACAATAAAACCAAATATAGAGCCCGCCATATAAAACACTAGAGGGGAACAAATGATTACGATAACATCCGATGCAGTCCATATATTCACCGAATCGTTAGATAACGGTATAACAATGCAATTTAATATGATCAAAGCTGTGAATAAGAAAAAGAATGCCAGTCATATTAACTCCTTTCACATCAGGCTCTATTGGCAGTCTTTAGGCCTTCATCATTGTCTTACCAGATAATGATTTGGAAGACTTTCTTCTAGCTCAAATTTACCGTGTGGACCAGAGTTTATTACTAGTTTTCCTTTTGCGCTTTTTCCTAGAAAAAATTTATGTTCATCTTATCAAAATTAGTGGGCATGGAGGTAGCTAAAAAGTGAAGGGCACTTCATGTTTAGTAGGGTAGGAAGCAATGGCCCCATGTTTTTCAGTTGATGTTGCGGCATAGCGGTTGGCGAATGTGAGCAGCGTAGTAGCAAATTGCTCACAAAAGGCTTGGAGTGTCGCTACTGTTATGTGCTTATCAAGCAAAATCGCTAAAACGGCTCCGATAAAGGCATCTCCTGCACCGGTTGTATCAATGGCATTCACGAGTGTAGCTGCTACTTTGACATTTTGCCGTTTCGTATAAAGGGTAGCGCCTTCTGCACCATGCGTAACAAAAATGACTTGTATCTTTCCATGGAATAATGCATGAACTGCTTGTTGTTCATCTTCTACATGTGTTAAGAACAATAGCTCCTCAATAGAAAGTTTGACGATATGGGCTTTCGGTAAAAATTCTACGACCGTTTTCCGACAGGCTTCGGCGTCATGCCAAAGAGCAAGGCGTATGTTCGGA of the Lysinibacillus fusiformis genome contains:
- a CDS encoding Dabb family protein encodes the protein MIRHIVMWNHKEDFTDEEKAIHAQRIKNELESLTQIIDGILSLNVMINPLASSNREIILNSLFESEDHLQKYQIHPEHERVRQFVVSVVKDRVCIDFQVEEEL
- a CDS encoding YczE/YyaS/YitT family protein translates to MKYTLYVSGIGILTLGVCFTMQSKLGTSPFDALLVGLSKQIGLTVGSWEIITSFIIIFCNACLARKRPAFLGLLTAFVTGVCIDAWLFLLGDIVHPTHFVSKVICLASGLLIIGLGSAIYLQAKFAPNPIDFSMLIIRDLTGKSIMFSKTLIYIIFLALAFVFSGPIGVGTVLTVFLGGPILNYFMPLTERMLANAQQPHYRHSL
- a CDS encoding aspartate aminotransferase family protein, with amino-acid sequence MERNDNFTNTLQQKDRANVWHHISMYNEKAPPMIVEHGEGAWITDSVGNRFLDGMSGLWAVNVGYGRERLAQVAYEQMKKLCYAPMTQSHQPAIQLAEKVNSLLEDDYMIFYSNSGSDANEVAFKMARQYHDQNGEGARYKIISRYRAYHGSSLGALAATGQALRKYKYEPLAPGFLHVAPPDNYRRPKGQSIELYNLERAREIEEKIIWEQKETIAAVIMEPIITGGGVLIPHPSYVKEVERICQKYGVLLIIDEVICGFGRTGQLFGHQHFAIKPDIITMAKGLTSAYLPLSITAVRKDIYEKFKDTDGYSHFRHVNTFGGNPAACAVALENIKILEEEKLVQRSKDLGEQLLHDLQDLLELPFVGDVRGLGFLVGIELVEDKLTLEPAKPERLAKIIADCKANGLVIGKNGDTVEGYNNILTLSPPLCCTDEDLEFISAVLKKVFAANA
- a CDS encoding GNAT family N-acetyltransferase, producing MDAKIITTELDLQTAFAIRRKVFIEEQQIPEDEEYDEFDALDAACEHILVYFNGQPVGTGRLRVVEGYGKLERICILQAFRKWGLGKVIIQKLEEMTREKGLTKSKLNAQVYAEGFYEKYGYKRTGEEFMDGGIPHILMKKPLIRA
- a CDS encoding RDD family protein — encoded protein: MKAITKKRTKAFLIDLAVSTAVTAGVEYVLRKKVKNEAVHALVTPMVVMWSLEYAQLRQNGQTIGYKKVGLTLENEDGSKLSTDQILKRIAYRDTVSTFDYLKNRKAFEKQQGEILPHDRFADTVVKEL
- a CDS encoding MarR family winged helix-turn-helix transcriptional regulator encodes the protein MKEILRDIGAIARALDSISNIEFKELDLTKGQYLYVIRICENPGMIQEKVAELLKVDRTTASRAIQKLVTKGFVEKRFDAHNKKNKHLFPTEKSLALYPFLKREGDYSNARALDGFSDEEINFIHHLLGRVRQNIEVDWDCVKKGHKRHY